GTCCGCTATGCCCCCTATCTGGGCCACTATGGCCTGGATCGTGTTGGCCCTCTCGTGCAGCTTCTCCACCATGTCCATGGAGCTCCTGGCCTTGTCCGCCACGGCGCCTATGGACTCCACCGCCTGCCTCACGAAGGCCATCCCCGCGTCCTGCTGCTCCTTGGCCTTAACCACCTGCTCCGCCACCTCGGTGCTCTTGGCCGCCGCCAGGGACGCCGCGGAGGCAACCTCCTCCACGCTGGCGGTTACCTCCTCCGCCCCGGAGGCCGCGTCCTCCAGCCCCCCGATGGCCACATCGGCGCTGGCCTTTGTTTCCTGAACCGCCGCGTTGGTCTCCTCCGCCATGGCGGAGAAGTTCTCCGCCTCGCCGCTCACGCTGGACGCCAAGGCCCTTATCTCCCGGAGGGCGCCGCCGACGGCGGCACAAAGCAGCTCCACGTCACGGTATAACCGGCCTATCTCATCCCTCCAATCATCGGGGGCGCTGAACGAGAGGTCCAGGTTGTCCGCCATGTGCTTAACCACTTCCCCAAGCCCCTTTAAGGGTCGGATCACCGACAATGCCACCCCGAGGGCCAGGACAAGCTGCAGGACCAGCAACGAAATCCCTGCCCCAAAGGCCAACCCCATTGCGGACCTGGCTTCTCTCTCCACCGCGGAATTCCGCTCCTCCAGAGCCCTAGCCGCCCCCTCCCCAAGGGCCGCCATGGCATCCACCGCCCGGCGGGTCCTCTCCCGGGCCCTCTCCAGGAAGGCCTGAACGTCGCCGCCCTCAAGGGCGGAAGCCTCGTTCAACACCTCCAAGATCCCCTTCAAAGACTCCTCCGCCTCCCCGTGAGCTTCCCGGGAGCGCTGGTCCATGTTGATGGTGCCCTGGTAGTACTTTAAGGCCTCCATGGCCTTCTCCAGCTCCCTCCGGCTCTCCGAGAAGAACTCCTGCCGCTCCTGGCCGGAGGCCATCAAACCCCGGTAGAGGTTTATCTGCCCCGAGGCAAGGTAGAACTTGGCCTCACCGACGTAAAGCAACCCCCTTCCGCTCTCCTGGTGCATGGACCTGGCCAAATCCCTGGCCACCATAAGCTTCCACGTGAGCATCCCGCCCATGGAAGCCATCCCAAGAAAACCTATCAAAACCAAGGCCCACAGCCTAAAAGCCACCGAAAACCTGCGAAGAAAGTTGAACATCCCCACAGCCCCCCTCGGCTTAATTAGATGTGACCTTCGCAAATACTATAAGGACAACTTAGGTCAAAGTCAACGGGAAGGGGCTCGCAGGATGCGCAGCGCAAGGGCCGCTCCAGGGCATATAGAAGAGCCCTTGGCCTTTCAGCCCCAAAGGGGCCTGCGGCAGCTAACCTCACTTCTCCACCCTCACCCAGGCCTCGGAGAGCCTGGTGTTCCACCTTTCGGTTATCTCTGGACCTGAGAGGCGGTTCACCCCCTCCTGACCGGAGAAGACGAGGCACACCCCCTCCGAAAGCCCCTCCAGGGGGGCGAAGCGGGCAGACACCCTGCCGAAGGGGGACGTAAGCCACCCCAAGTCCCCCTCCCGCATGCCAAGCTCCTCCATGTGCCTCGGCGCAAGGTAAGCCCAAAGACCCCCCTTTGGGCTCTCCCAGTCATTCAATGACCAACCGTTCACCCCGTCGTACCGGTGGGGCGTCACCAGATAAAACCGATCCCCCGGCCGCGCCCCCCAATCGGAGGACCTTCCAAAAGGACCCGCGGAGGGGAAACGGAAGGGCCCCAGGTGGCGCCTTGGATGGGGGAAACGCCATATGCCCTCCGCCACCTCCTCAAGGCCCCGCAGGGACAGCACCCGCCTTACCAGCGCCTGAGCCCCTGAGACCACCAGCGGATCAACACCAAGAAGCGCCAAGACCCGGTCCAACACCTCACCTTCGTAGGGCACGGGCCCCTCCCCAAGGGGGTTCACCTGCTGGATCAGGTCGTGCCAGTAGCTGAACAGGACCCCCGTGGGCTGTTCCGGGAAGGGGGCCACGGGGATAACCAGGGAACACTCTCTGGCGGTGGCGGAAAGCCTCCAGTCAAGACATACGCTGAAGACCTTGTCACCTCGCAAAACCTCCTCCAGAACTCCTACATCCTGGGACTGGGTCATGGGATTGCAGCGAGAGAACACCGCCACATCCACCGGCGGCTCCTTGGCGTCCGCGATAAAACGCCCCACCGACGGCCTGGGGGCGCGCCTTCCAAAGCAGTCCCCCGCAAGGTCCTTTGGCACCGGGGCCTCGTCGTCGGCGCTGAAAACCATGCCGCCGCCGGCCACGTCCTGGCTTCCCAAAAGGAACACCAAAGAGTCCAGGACCCGCATCAGAAGGTCCCCGCCCACGCGCCGCTGCACCGCCCATCCAGCCCAAAGGCTCAAGGGGCCCTCCTCCGTTACGAACCGGAAAAGGTCGTCCAACTCCTCGCCGCTGAGTCCCGAGGCCTCCATGGCATGCCTACGCCCTACGCCCCGCGCAAGGGACATAAAATCCTCAAGCCCCTCAAAGCCACCCTTGGGAGGCCCCATCTCATCCAAAACCCTCCCGCAAAGGTAAAGGGAAAGGGCAAGATCCGACCCTGGGCGCACCACCCACGTGCGGTCCGCCACGCCGTGGGTCCTGGTGGGCCTCACGTCCACGTACCCCACCTTGGCCCCCAGCATCCTTGCCTTCGCAAGGAGCGGCACGAAGTGGACGTTGGTCTCCGCCACGTTGCGGCCCCAAAGCACCACCCGGCGGCTCTGTAAAACCTCCTCGGGCGGCACGTGGCGCCTCACCTCGTAGGACTCCCCAAGACCCGCGCCACCCTCCCCTCCGCACAGGGACCCCCTAAGGCCCGTGAGCCCCCCAAGGGCCTTGGAGAATAGGTCAAAGGCCAGGTTGTCCAGCTTGAGGTTCCCGGAGCCGCTGGCCCAAAGGACCCGCCTTGGATCTTTACTTACCGCCCCACCCACCTTGGCGGCGAAGATCGACAGCCCATCATCCCACGATACCTCCCGCAACACCCCGCCATCCCTCAAAAGGGGCCTTACAAGCCTATGGCCCTTGAGGAAACTCAAGAAACCCTTAAGCTTATGGCACACGAACCCCGCTGTGTAGGGATGGTCCTTCCTCCCCGCAACCTCTCCACTCTCAGGGTCGAACGCGAAACCACAGGCATCGGGACAGTCAAAGGCACAGGCGGACAATACTCTCTTCAAGCTCCCCACCTCCCGGTGGGCCCACAGGTTCCATGGGCCAAAAGACCTTATGAAACGGCATCCCAGGTCCTATCGTGGACATGGAACCATATTAGCATATAGAATTCCGAAGGGTCTTGAGTTTTCAAGCCCCCGGGGCACGGCCCCAAGAAAGCCACGAAAGGATGATGCGGGTGAACAACTCGGAAGGACGCCGGAACTGGGCGGTGACTCTGTACCTGTTGCTTTTGGCGGCCTACTTCATGTCCAACTTCTTCAGGATATCCCCGGCGGTGCTGCTGCCCAGGCTGGCAAGGGAGATGGGGATGACCGCCGCGGTGACGGGCTTCATCTCAAGCCTCTTCTTCTACGCCTACGGGGGGATACAGCCCCTCTGCGGGGCCCTAAACGACCGGTACGGCCCAATGAAGACCGGGGCCGTGGGCATGGCGTTGTGCGCCATAGGAACCTTCATGTTCTCCTTCGCCCAAAGCCCCGAGTCCCTCGGGGCCGCCAGGCTTCTCACGGGCCTTGGGCTTGGGCCCATATTCTCCGGCGTGCTGGTGCACCAGGCCCACGGGTTCCCAAAGGAACGCTACGCGGCCCTAACGGGCATAACCATAGCGGTGGGGAACCTGGGGGCGGTGGTGTCCGTGGCGCCCCTTGGGATGAGCCTGGACAAGCTGGGCCGTTTCAACACCTTTGTCATCCTGGGCGCCGTAAGCCTCGCGGTGGCCCTCTCCATGTGGCTCTGCCGCTCCAGGGACCTGGTGGCGGGAAACCGTTCGCAGGGTTCTTCCATGTCCAAGGCCCTCCGGGACGGCATGGCCCTGCTATTGAAGGGCCACCGGGGCATAAAGGCCGCCACCCTCATGTGGGCCTCCGCGGTGGGAGTTCAGATATCACTTCAGGGGCTCTGGG
Above is a window of Thermanaerothrix sp. DNA encoding:
- a CDS encoding methyl-accepting chemotaxis protein is translated as MFNFLRRFSVAFRLWALVLIGFLGMASMGGMLTWKLMVARDLARSMHQESGRGLLYVGEAKFYLASGQINLYRGLMASGQERQEFFSESRRELEKAMEALKYYQGTINMDQRSREAHGEAEESLKGILEVLNEASALEGGDVQAFLERARERTRRAVDAMAALGEGAARALEERNSAVEREARSAMGLAFGAGISLLVLQLVLALGVALSVIRPLKGLGEVVKHMADNLDLSFSAPDDWRDEIGRLYRDVELLCAAVGGALREIRALASSVSGEAENFSAMAEETNAAVQETKASADVAIGGLEDAASGAEEVTASVEEVASAASLAAAKSTEVAEQVVKAKEQQDAGMAFVRQAVESIGAVADKARSSMDMVEKLHERANTIQAIVAQIGGIADQTNLLALNAAIEAARAGEHGRGFAVVAEEVRKLAEESAQAAKSISDIAEAISRDLNVVVEAVEDNAKGADQVKDLSNR
- a CDS encoding molybdopterin-dependent oxidoreductase; the encoded protein is MKRVLSACAFDCPDACGFAFDPESGEVAGRKDHPYTAGFVCHKLKGFLSFLKGHRLVRPLLRDGGVLREVSWDDGLSIFAAKVGGAVSKDPRRVLWASGSGNLKLDNLAFDLFSKALGGLTGLRGSLCGGEGGAGLGESYEVRRHVPPEEVLQSRRVVLWGRNVAETNVHFVPLLAKARMLGAKVGYVDVRPTRTHGVADRTWVVRPGSDLALSLYLCGRVLDEMGPPKGGFEGLEDFMSLARGVGRRHAMEASGLSGEELDDLFRFVTEEGPLSLWAGWAVQRRVGGDLLMRVLDSLVFLLGSQDVAGGGMVFSADDEAPVPKDLAGDCFGRRAPRPSVGRFIADAKEPPVDVAVFSRCNPMTQSQDVGVLEEVLRGDKVFSVCLDWRLSATARECSLVIPVAPFPEQPTGVLFSYWHDLIQQVNPLGEGPVPYEGEVLDRVLALLGVDPLVVSGAQALVRRVLSLRGLEEVAEGIWRFPHPRRHLGPFRFPSAGPFGRSSDWGARPGDRFYLVTPHRYDGVNGWSLNDWESPKGGLWAYLAPRHMEELGMREGDLGWLTSPFGRVSARFAPLEGLSEGVCLVFSGQEGVNRLSGPEITERWNTRLSEAWVRVEK
- a CDS encoding MFS transporter codes for the protein MNNSEGRRNWAVTLYLLLLAAYFMSNFFRISPAVLLPRLAREMGMTAAVTGFISSLFFYAYGGIQPLCGALNDRYGPMKTGAVGMALCAIGTFMFSFAQSPESLGAARLLTGLGLGPIFSGVLVHQAHGFPKERYAALTGITIAVGNLGAVVSVAPLGMSLDKLGRFNTFVILGAVSLAVALSMWLCRSRDLVAGNRSQGSSMSKALRDGMALLLKGHRGIKAATLMWASAVGVQISLQGLWAVAWFEEAYRCGAGPARNWATLIGVGMMAGTLLGGRLASMARGRTWAMASFGGAIAASWALFLSVMWLKAPLPLAGAAGALIGITSGVGVVAANSAINDLVPRERIGALIGAANMTVFAFVILAQWGSGVLIEAFGGQSFLGFLRTYGVLSALLTLCMLPILTVKSFKP